The following is a genomic window from Coriobacteriaceae bacterium.
ACCAGCACGTGACCACCCTGGCCCACAGCCTCAACAGCAGCCATCATATCGGCAGCGTTATCGCCCACGACGCACACGTTGTGCGAATCGTGGCCGATCGTGGAGGCAATCGCACCACCGGTGATGGTGAAACCGCGCACCCAGCCGCGACCGATATGCTTGCCGACAAGACCCAGGCCCGCAGGACCATCACCGTCGGCGCCCTCGGCCTGCAGCGACACGCCGCGGCCATGGCGCTCGATCAGCATAATGCGGCGCAGGCCCTCGGCACTCTCGGGGCGAGCCATACCCGTGATGGCCTTACCCGGCACCACGTCAATCACGGCCTCGCCCGGCTTAAAGGCATAGTCGAATACGTCGAGCGAAAGCTTCGGCAGCTTAACGGACGCGCGCAGCTCGTCGGCAAGGGCTGCGACCTCGGCCATCTCGGGTGCGATCTCGCCCACAAAGGTGCCGTCCTGCGCCACCAGAGCACCGGCGGCGTATACGCGATGCGGAGCCGTGGTGAACGTCAGGTCATTGAGCACCAGCAGGTCGGCACGCTTGCCCGGGGCGATGGCGCCACGCAGTTCGTGCGGGTCGCGGCAGCCGTGATCCAGGCCAAACGCCTCAGCCGTGGAAAGGGACGCCATGGAGATAGCGACCACCGGGTCGATACCGGCCTCAATCGCCACGCGGCAGGCGTTGTCGATCATGCCGGACGCAAGCGCATCGGAAGGAGCGCGGTCGTCGGTCGCAAAGCAGCAACGGCGGGCACGGGCAGGATTCTCCAGCAGCATCGGCGACAGGTTGGCCAGGTCATGGCTGCACGTACCCTCGCGCAGCATCACATACATGCCGCGAGACAGCTTGTCGAGTGCCTCCTCGGGAATCGTCGACTCATGGTCAGCGATAATACCTGCTGCGGCATAGGCGTTGAGGTCCTTGCCGGCAACGAGCGGCGCGTGACCGTCAACCTGCTTGGACGGCGTCTGGTTGGCAGCGTCGATTCGAGCGCAGGTCTCGGGATCGGCCATAAAGACGCCCGGCAGGTTCATCATCTCGCCCAGGCCAAAGACATCGCCCGGATGCTCGGCAAAAAACGCCTGCATGTCAGCGGCGGTAATCACAGCGCCTGCTTGCTCATCGGGCAGCGCGGGCACGCACGAGGGCATCATGTACTTGATGGAAATGGGCGCGCGACGGCCGTCCTCGATCATAAAGCGCAGGCCGTCCAGGCCGGAAACGTTGGCGATCTCGTGGCTGTCGGCAATGGCAGTGGTGGTACCGCGCGTCGCCGCCATGCGCGCATACTCGGCAGGGCGGATGTTCGAAGACTCGATATGCAAGTGTCCGTCAATAAAACCGGGGGCAAGATAGCGGCCCTGGCAATCGATGACCTCGGCAGCCTCATACGTACCGGCGGCATCGTCGCGACCATC
Proteins encoded in this region:
- a CDS encoding amidohydrolase family protein, whose translation is MSVEVMRSVIDAAEGRVPVDTLFTNAQIVDVYGQRVAPGSVAVKDGVIVGVLYDGRDDAAGTYEAAEVIDCQGRYLAPGFIDGHLHIESSNIRPAEYARMAATRGTTTAIADSHEIANVSGLDGLRFMIEDGRRAPISIKYMMPSCVPALPDEQAGAVITAADMQAFFAEHPGDVFGLGEMMNLPGVFMADPETCARIDAANQTPSKQVDGHAPLVAGKDLNAYAAAGIIADHESTIPEEALDKLSRGMYVMLREGTCSHDLANLSPMLLENPARARRCCFATDDRAPSDALASGMIDNACRVAIEAGIDPVVAISMASLSTAEAFGLDHGCRDPHELRGAIAPGKRADLLVLNDLTFTTAPHRVYAAGALVAQDGTFVGEIAPEMAEVAALADELRASVKLPKLSLDVFDYAFKPGEAVIDVVPGKAITGMARPESAEGLRRIMLIERHGRGVSLQAEGADGDGPAGLGLVGKHIGRGWVRGFTITGGAIASTIGHDSHNVCVVGDNAADMMAAVEAVGQGGHVLVRNGEVVARIPLALGGLMSEGTAEDVAAQHDDFMVKARAMGIEPPLDPIMGIIFLPLPVIPTLRIRPEGMFDVTTFTYAD